GGGATATATAAATTTAGTGAAAGCAGAAAACTAAAAAGGTCAAGAGGTATATTTTGTGCGATTGGCCACTGTTCTTCGTGTTTAATGAAAGTTGATGGAGTGCCTAATGTTAGAACGTGCATAACCCCATTAAAAGAAGGAATGAAAATAGAAATGCAAAATACAGGGGAGATAGTCGATGAATAATATAAATAAAATTGATTTATTAGTTGTTGGTGGGGGTCCTGCAGGGTTATCAGCAGCTTTAGCGGCTGCAAAATATGGGATTAAAGTAACATTAGCTGAAGAAAGAGATTTTTTAGGTGGTCAATTGATTAAGCAAACACATCGCTTTTTTGGATCAGAAAAAGAATATGCTGGAACAAGAGGTATAAATATATTGAATAAACTTATAAATGAAATTAAATCCAGCAAAAATATAGATCTTTTACTATCTTCAAGAGTTTTAGGAATATATGAAGATAATATAACAACAATATTATCTGATAATAAGATGAAAAAGTTTTCTCCAAAAGCTATAATTTTTGCAACAGGGGCATCTGAAAAGTTTCTGCTTTTTGAAAATAACGATTTACCAGGAATATTTGGAGCTGGTGCAGTTCAAACATTAATGAACGTGTATGGAGTATTACCAGCAAAAAATGTCCTAATGATAGGATCTGGTAATATTGGATTAATAGTATCTTATCAACTTCTTCAAGCTGGAGTAAAGGTTTCTGCAATTTTAGAGGCTGCACCAAGGATAGGAGGCTATTCAGTACACGCTTCAAAACTAAGAAGACTTGGAATCCCTATACTAACCTCACATACAATAAAAAAAGCTGTAGGAAAAGAAAAAGTGGAAGGAGCCATAATTTGCGAGTTAGATGAAAATTGGAAAGAGGTTGAAAATAGTGAAAAA
The window above is part of the Petrotoga sp. 9PW.55.5.1 genome. Proteins encoded here:
- a CDS encoding (2Fe-2S)-binding protein, translated to MRIQTHPILDFNKGKKVKFYFNGKELEGFESESIAASLYASGIYKFSESRKLKRSRGIFCAIGHCSSCLMKVDGVPNVRTCITPLKEGMKIEMQNTGEIVDE